A single Paenibacillus kribbensis DNA region contains:
- a CDS encoding MFS transporter, with translation MIQLTALFFLIMFVIGTDTFLISPLIPTLQNLFHIPTEYSGWMVGSYALGYAIFALIAGPLSDGWDRKKVMLSGMVCFSVSTMLCGFATGFWSMFFFRFLAGVSAAFTAPQVWASIPALFPTSKIAKVSGIVMAGLAASQAFGIPIGSLLASTHWYYPFFTIGACALLVAVFIFYALPEMKPNQGQKTKTPIFSRYIPLLNSRMARKAFLAHFLFQCGFFAAFSFIGKWVTDRFHLSIDQAGYVMFFLGLGNIVGSFGGAYVIKTLNRFNTLVVGFLVSIACFIILPHLPSVAAFESVYFFIFVNMGIAFPLILGMLNSLNPTIRGTISSLANSIMYAATTLGSWIAGLIYATFNGFSAVGMFAAICFAGSLLSFIFSGILTSHAKTKKEFTS, from the coding sequence ATGATCCAATTAACTGCTTTATTTTTCCTCATCATGTTTGTTATTGGTACAGATACGTTTTTGATTTCTCCGCTCATCCCCACTCTTCAGAACTTGTTTCATATCCCGACCGAATATTCCGGTTGGATGGTGGGGTCTTATGCTTTAGGTTATGCCATTTTTGCACTGATTGCTGGACCGCTTTCCGATGGATGGGATCGCAAAAAAGTAATGCTTTCCGGCATGGTCTGCTTCTCGGTTTCAACCATGTTATGCGGCTTTGCCACAGGTTTTTGGTCGATGTTCTTCTTCCGTTTTTTAGCCGGAGTCAGCGCAGCATTTACGGCGCCTCAAGTCTGGGCCTCGATCCCTGCTCTGTTTCCAACGTCAAAAATCGCCAAAGTATCAGGAATCGTCATGGCAGGCTTGGCTGCTTCCCAAGCGTTCGGCATCCCTATTGGAAGTCTGCTTGCCTCAACCCATTGGTATTATCCTTTTTTTACAATTGGTGCATGTGCATTACTGGTAGCGGTATTCATCTTCTATGCTTTGCCCGAAATGAAACCGAATCAAGGCCAAAAAACCAAGACTCCGATTTTCAGTAGATACATCCCACTATTGAATAGCCGAATGGCGAGAAAGGCTTTCCTCGCTCATTTCTTATTTCAATGTGGATTCTTTGCTGCCTTTTCCTTCATTGGAAAATGGGTGACGGATCGCTTTCACCTCTCAATTGATCAAGCGGGGTACGTGATGTTTTTTCTTGGTCTCGGGAATATAGTCGGGAGCTTCGGCGGTGCCTATGTGATCAAAACGTTAAACCGTTTCAATACGCTGGTTGTGGGCTTTCTTGTCTCTATCGCATGTTTTATTATTTTGCCTCACTTGCCATCGGTTGCGGCTTTCGAAAGTGTTTACTTTTTCATATTCGTTAACATGGGGATCGCTTTTCCCCTAATATTGGGAATGCTGAATTCACTAAATCCGACCATCCGCGGCACGATCTCTAGCTTGGCCAATTCAATCATGTACGCTGCGACAACGCTCGGCTCTTGGATCGCAGGCCTGATTTACGCGACTTTTAACGGTTTTTCCGCCGTAGGCATGTTTGCGGCTATATGCTTTGCCGGTTCGTTATTATCTTTCATATTCAGCGGTATTTTGACCAGTCATGCGAAAACAAAGAAGGAGTTTACATCATAA
- a CDS encoding TetR/AcrR family transcriptional regulator, which produces MVRPREFNEEQALHSAMELFWEKGYEATSLSDLTAKMGIQRPSLYAAFGDKKELFEAALRKYNQFHASYVRARLQSVPSVKEALRAFFEGIVAEAYGEVPNRGCFCLNVMVELAPHDAKFEVLTREHQLYLVATFQETIERGIRSGELGDHVNAKALAQTFVVSMIGLTVLMKSRPDRTFADNAAATIIALLE; this is translated from the coding sequence ATGGTTCGCCCTCGGGAGTTTAATGAAGAGCAAGCACTACATTCCGCGATGGAACTGTTTTGGGAAAAGGGCTACGAAGCGACCTCATTAAGCGATTTAACGGCAAAAATGGGCATTCAACGGCCTAGTCTCTACGCCGCATTCGGAGATAAGAAAGAGCTTTTTGAAGCCGCGCTTCGCAAATACAATCAATTTCATGCTTCTTATGTGCGCGCACGGCTACAGAGCGTACCGTCCGTTAAAGAAGCGCTGCGTGCTTTCTTTGAGGGCATTGTGGCAGAAGCGTACGGAGAAGTGCCAAATCGGGGATGTTTTTGCCTGAATGTCATGGTCGAATTAGCGCCACATGATGCCAAATTTGAAGTGCTGACAAGAGAGCACCAGTTGTATTTGGTAGCGACTTTTCAGGAGACCATTGAACGGGGGATACGATCCGGTGAACTCGGGGATCATGTGAATGCCAAAGCACTCGCCCAGACATTCGTCGTTTCAATGATCGGGCTTACCGTGTTGATGAAATCCCGCCCCGATCGAACATTTGCGGACAACGCTGCAGCAACCATTATCGCCTTGCTGGAGTAG
- a CDS encoding MFS transporter, whose translation MNNLQDIMEGGAGENWSTGKASSSKPDARASTSHSSLSRVLSLLFAVACGLAVANVYYAQPLLDAMAVEFGIRESTVGVVVTITQIGYALGLLLLVPLGDLLNRRRLVVGQSALSVAALAAVGFSPNSTLLFISSALVGLLAVVTQVLVAFSAVLAAPAERGRVVGTVTSGIVIGILLARTIAGFMADLAGWRAIYFLSAALTLLITVMLFRVLPPHDKVKETIAYPQLLRSVFMLFVEEPILRIRALIAFLIFTSTSVLWTPMVFPLSQPPFSLSHTEIGLIGLAGAAGALGAARAGQMADRGWSQKVTGIGLLIMSLSWLPIGFTIHSLWALIAGVIVFDLGLQAVHVTNQSMIYSVRPEAHSRLTAGYMIFYSLGSAVGSFISTFVYAWAGWTGVCLLGSAISLLALLFWTFTRHLTPTA comes from the coding sequence ATGAACAACCTTCAAGACATAATGGAGGGAGGTGCGGGAGAAAACTGGAGTACCGGGAAGGCTTCCTCGAGTAAACCCGATGCTCGTGCTTCCACGTCCCATTCATCGCTGTCGCGTGTGCTCTCGTTGTTGTTTGCTGTCGCTTGTGGGCTTGCTGTAGCGAACGTTTATTATGCACAGCCACTGCTTGACGCGATGGCAGTCGAGTTCGGCATCCGTGAGTCAACTGTCGGGGTTGTTGTCACCATCACCCAGATCGGGTATGCACTTGGCCTTCTATTGCTGGTCCCCCTTGGCGATTTGCTGAACCGCCGACGGTTGGTCGTCGGTCAGTCAGCATTGTCCGTTGCGGCGCTCGCCGCTGTCGGTTTCTCTCCAAACAGCACGCTGCTCTTTATCAGCAGCGCTTTGGTTGGGTTACTCGCGGTGGTCACGCAGGTGCTGGTTGCATTCTCGGCCGTATTGGCAGCGCCGGCTGAACGCGGCCGTGTAGTAGGGACGGTAACTAGCGGCATTGTCATCGGTATTTTGCTGGCGCGGACCATCGCGGGGTTCATGGCCGATCTCGCGGGCTGGAGGGCGATCTATTTCCTCTCAGCAGCGTTGACGCTGCTCATCACTGTTATGTTGTTTCGTGTGCTACCGCCGCACGACAAGGTGAAGGAAACGATCGCTTATCCGCAATTGCTGCGTTCGGTTTTTATGTTGTTTGTGGAGGAGCCAATCTTGCGCATTCGCGCTTTGATCGCCTTTCTGATTTTTACCTCGACTTCGGTCTTGTGGACGCCGATGGTGTTTCCACTCAGCCAACCGCCTTTTTCACTCTCCCATACGGAGATCGGTCTGATTGGTCTAGCTGGCGCCGCCGGAGCGTTGGGTGCGGCCCGGGCAGGGCAGATGGCAGATCGCGGCTGGAGTCAGAAGGTTACCGGCATCGGGCTGCTCATCATGTCCCTATCTTGGCTGCCAATTGGGTTTACTATTCATTCCCTGTGGGCTTTGATTGCTGGCGTAATCGTCTTCGATCTTGGGTTACAGGCCGTACATGTCACGAATCAAAGCATGATTTACAGTGTGCGCCCCGAGGCTCATAGCCGGCTTACGGCCGGATATATGATTTTCTATTCCCTCGGCAGCGCTGTCGGCTCGTTCATCTCGACGTTCGTTTATGCGTGGGCTGGTTGGACTGGTGTATGCCTATTAGGCTCGGCCATCAGCTTACTGGCACTATTATTCTGGACGTTTACCCGTCATCTGACGCCCACCGCTTAG
- a CDS encoding alpha/beta fold hydrolase, which produces MLYPYNLNRDPHSDCDSTYPFTPHFTDAPGFAMHFVDEGSRGGETVLCLHGEPTWGYLFRHLVPVLSSDCRVIVPDHMGFGKSATPQDRSYWLQDHIDNLERFVLALDLRDITLIMHDFGGPVGMGLAARHPDRIRRLISTNGPTPFGQSSLGDRLTANVGVSPWFQWVVQAEKDGSLEAVLGQLGFNILSTLKLNGFENHALITDTWLAAYGSRFADPSDCLGAIGWAKGYATGAHQFEVPNAEVVRMIRTKPAMAIWGESDRTLHAEHFLPLFTELFPDAPVHRLTGVGHYCLEDAPDEIGRLVADFIHRN; this is translated from the coding sequence ATGCTGTATCCTTATAACCTCAACCGCGATCCGCATTCGGATTGCGATAGTACCTACCCATTCACACCGCACTTCACTGACGCTCCCGGGTTTGCCATGCACTTTGTTGACGAAGGTTCACGCGGAGGTGAGACCGTGCTTTGTCTTCATGGCGAGCCAACCTGGGGCTATCTGTTTCGGCACCTCGTTCCGGTCCTGAGCTCGGATTGCCGTGTCATTGTCCCTGATCATATGGGGTTCGGTAAAAGTGCGACTCCTCAGGACCGTAGCTACTGGCTGCAAGATCATATCGACAATCTTGAACGGTTTGTGCTTGCGCTCGACCTGCGGGATATCACGCTGATTATGCACGATTTTGGCGGGCCAGTGGGGATGGGACTCGCCGCCCGACATCCGGATCGCATCCGCAGACTGATCTCGACCAATGGGCCGACACCATTCGGCCAGTCCAGCCTCGGAGACAGGTTGACCGCCAATGTCGGCGTCTCGCCCTGGTTCCAATGGGTTGTTCAGGCGGAGAAGGATGGAAGTCTCGAGGCCGTGTTGGGCCAACTCGGTTTTAATATTCTCAGCACGCTCAAACTGAACGGTTTCGAGAACCATGCCCTGATTACCGACACCTGGCTGGCCGCTTACGGCTCGCGCTTCGCCGATCCGTCCGATTGTCTCGGCGCAATCGGCTGGGCGAAAGGGTATGCTACAGGCGCGCATCAGTTTGAAGTACCTAATGCTGAAGTCGTTCGCATGATTCGCACGAAGCCGGCAATGGCCATTTGGGGAGAGTCTGACCGCACGCTACATGCTGAACATTTTCTGCCGCTGTTCACGGAGTTGTTCCCTGACGCCCCCGTTCATCGGCTTACAGGCGTGGGTCATTATTGTCTGGAAGACGCACCTGATGAAATTGGACGTCTCGTTGCAGACTTCATCCACCGGAACTGA
- a CDS encoding MerR family transcriptional regulator: MFKISEFSKISQVSVKTLRYYDQLNLLKPAHTDPYSGYRYYTADQLFQLHRILAYKELGFSLEQIRRMIDEQIPLEQIRGMFRIKQHEIQSIVDKEQVKLVRIQERLDAIEHEGKQGGTHDVVLKEVEPQLVVSYRQRTCFRQIPEMFRQLDDYLGNAGRTSLSQTILWHGSEESDEDMDIEAARLLADKMPSRPPFAVQRLPGIPLMATLIHHCRTTSRCTASTELALWIERNGYGMIENEPRREICIPHEQTGDPEAYVAEVQIAVERA; this comes from the coding sequence ATGTTCAAAATCAGCGAGTTTTCGAAGATAAGCCAAGTGTCTGTCAAGACGCTTCGGTACTACGACCAGCTGAATTTGCTCAAGCCGGCCCATACCGATCCTTACTCTGGATACCGATACTACACTGCCGATCAGTTATTTCAGCTTCACCGCATTTTGGCCTACAAAGAACTGGGGTTCTCGTTGGAGCAAATTCGCCGGATGATCGACGAGCAAATTCCGCTTGAGCAAATCAGAGGGATGTTCCGGATCAAGCAGCACGAGATTCAGTCCATTGTGGACAAAGAGCAGGTCAAGTTGGTTCGCATTCAAGAACGGCTAGACGCCATCGAGCATGAGGGAAAACAGGGGGGGACGCATGATGTCGTGCTGAAAGAAGTGGAACCGCAATTGGTGGTGTCTTATCGGCAAAGAACTTGTTTTCGACAAATTCCGGAGATGTTTCGGCAACTGGACGATTATTTGGGCAATGCCGGTCGAACGTCCTTGTCGCAGACCATTTTGTGGCATGGCTCTGAGGAAAGCGATGAAGATATGGACATTGAAGCAGCTCGGCTGCTAGCCGACAAAATGCCAAGCCGGCCGCCCTTTGCAGTCCAACGGTTGCCGGGCATTCCGCTAATGGCCACGCTGATCCATCATTGCCGGACGACGAGCCGCTGCACTGCAAGCACGGAACTGGCGCTGTGGATTGAGCGAAATGGTTATGGAATGATCGAAAACGAACCGCGGCGCGAAATTTGCATCCCTCATGAACAGACAGGCGATCCTGAAGCTTATGTCGCGGAGGTGCAGATTGCCGTCGAGAGAGCTTAG
- a CDS encoding MFS transporter: MVVLTRHQKLLTLNLFLLTFVLGTSEFVIVGLLTEVAAELQLDISTVGALVSAFALSFAEQLPAAFLLSRLCTNWYLMWLINTEGYYV, encoded by the coding sequence GTGGTAGTGTTGACAAGACACCAAAAGTTATTGACGTTGAATTTGTTTCTATTAACCTTTGTGCTGGGGACGAGCGAATTTGTTATTGTTGGGCTGCTTACAGAAGTAGCGGCTGAATTGCAACTCGACATATCAACGGTCGGGGCGCTTGTATCGGCGTTTGCCTTGTCGTTTGCCGAGCAGCTGCCTGCTGCTTTTCTTTTATCTCGATTATGTACCAATTGGTATTTAATGTGGCTGATCAATACGGAGGGATACTATGTCTAA
- a CDS encoding MFS transporter encodes MSKVALNQAEPSKASIRSWLAIVVLGIAMFTIVATEFAPIGLLSFIASDLGRSPATVGLIVTAYALIGAGSALLSAVLPNHFPRKPLLIGLMLVLAAANGLAMIAHSFPVLMLARVIGALSHGVFWAMVAALATQMAPPNRKGLATSIVFGGMSIANVLGVPLLNLIGQTWGWRLAFGILFAASMLTALLMAIVLPQIKAEGSVGFATLASVLRSGRLWRVYTVAIFTVAAHFGAFTYIEPYLRNVPGIAPAMIAALLFGFGVAGLLGNVLTGALIDRFMKTVIAVSLLLMCISLIGLGTFGLSSGVWPVLALLVVWGTAISILFIGIQTWVLRTGGAAAIPASAVYTTVFNSSSGVGAVLGAFVLNNAGLSSIMTSAGLVIVMAFTIVVLDRGVRKTS; translated from the coding sequence ATGTCTAAGGTTGCTTTGAATCAAGCCGAACCGTCGAAAGCTAGCATTCGCAGCTGGCTGGCGATCGTTGTTCTCGGCATTGCCATGTTTACTATTGTTGCCACTGAATTCGCTCCGATCGGACTGCTATCGTTTATCGCTTCCGATCTTGGGCGCAGTCCCGCAACGGTAGGGCTCATCGTGACGGCCTATGCGCTGATTGGTGCAGGCAGCGCGTTGCTGTCCGCCGTACTGCCGAACCACTTCCCGCGGAAGCCGCTGCTAATCGGGCTAATGTTAGTGCTGGCTGCCGCAAACGGACTTGCGATGATCGCCCATTCGTTTCCGGTTCTGATGCTGGCGCGGGTTATCGGGGCGCTATCGCATGGCGTTTTCTGGGCAATGGTGGCCGCGCTTGCGACACAGATGGCTCCTCCGAACCGGAAGGGCCTTGCGACTTCGATCGTTTTCGGCGGCATGTCGATTGCAAACGTGCTGGGTGTTCCGCTGCTCAACCTGATCGGACAGACGTGGGGCTGGCGTTTGGCATTTGGCATCCTCTTCGCGGCCAGCATGCTCACGGCGCTGTTAATGGCCATCGTGCTGCCGCAAATAAAGGCCGAAGGATCGGTCGGATTCGCCACCCTGGCCAGTGTGCTGCGTAGTGGGAGGCTGTGGCGTGTCTATACGGTGGCGATCTTCACGGTAGCTGCGCATTTTGGAGCGTTCACCTACATCGAGCCGTATCTGAGAAACGTCCCTGGCATTGCTCCCGCTATGATCGCCGCTCTGCTCTTTGGCTTCGGGGTCGCCGGCTTGCTCGGAAATGTGCTTACCGGGGCGCTGATCGACCGCTTCATGAAGACGGTTATCGCCGTATCACTACTGCTTATGTGCATATCGCTCATTGGTCTGGGCACGTTCGGGCTCAGCTCCGGGGTATGGCCAGTACTGGCTCTGCTCGTTGTTTGGGGCACGGCAATCTCGATACTTTTTATTGGTATCCAGACATGGGTATTGCGAACAGGTGGGGCGGCGGCTATCCCGGCGTCAGCCGTGTATACGACCGTGTTCAACTCCTCTTCCGGCGTGGGAGCCGTTCTAGGTGCATTCGTTTTGAACAATGCCGGTTTGTCTTCCATTATGACCTCGGCCGGTCTGGTTATCGTCATGGCTTTTACTATCGTTGTTTTGGATCGTGGGGTGAGGAAGACATCATAA